From Blastochloris viridis, one genomic window encodes:
- the pdeM gene encoding ligase-associated DNA damage response endonuclease PdeM → MSAAGSASFTVAGAELVADPLGGLWWPAERLLAVADLHFEKGSSFAARGRPLPPYDTIDTLAALARLIAHYRPAQVVALGDSFHDPYAYQRLTAQHRAAIAALQAGRRWVWIAGNHDPMPPARLGCAGIGGEVADELRLGPLSFRHQPTPGPAPGEIAGHLHPAAKLRGAGGSVRRRCFATCGARVVMPALGAYAGGLNVRDAAFAPLFPAGFAALMLGAKVYPVASDRLWPD, encoded by the coding sequence GTGAGCGCGGCGGGAAGTGCCAGCTTCACGGTGGCCGGCGCCGAACTGGTGGCCGACCCGCTGGGCGGGCTGTGGTGGCCGGCCGAACGGCTGCTGGCGGTGGCCGATCTCCATTTTGAGAAGGGCTCGAGCTTTGCCGCGCGCGGCCGGCCACTGCCACCCTACGACACCATCGACACCTTGGCAGCGCTGGCGCGGTTGATCGCGCACTATCGTCCGGCACAGGTGGTGGCGCTCGGCGACAGCTTCCACGATCCCTACGCATATCAACGACTTACCGCGCAGCATCGTGCAGCAATCGCCGCGTTGCAGGCGGGCCGGCGCTGGGTGTGGATCGCCGGCAACCACGACCCGATGCCGCCGGCCCGGCTTGGGTGTGCGGGAATTGGCGGCGAGGTGGCGGACGAGCTTCGGCTCGGCCCGCTCAGCTTTCGCCACCAGCCGACGCCGGGGCCGGCGCCGGGCGAGATCGCCGGCCATCTCCACCCCGCCGCCAAGCTGCGCGGGGCGGGCGGCTCGGTGCGGCGACGCTGCTTCGCCACCTGCGGCGCGCGGGTGGTGATGCCGGCGCTCGGCGCCTATGCCGGCGGGCTCAACGTCCGCGACGCTGCCTTCGCGCCGCTGTTTCCGGCCGGCTTCGCCGCCTTGATGCTGGGCGCGAAGGTCTACCCGGTGGCATCGGACCGGCTGTGGCCGGATTGA
- the nudC gene encoding NAD(+) diphosphatase has product MLRPSFRRAPPPPLGYVGGTIDRASEHRTDDAFLAGAALDPAARSYVVAGEMIVLHRVDAGYDALFDLDRAAGIGVARERAFLGLEGRAPRFATLIDAVTTETQATYPDVFVSDLRSIAMQGLVPPGQLAGLATAKALMHWHATHRFCSACGTPTRLGLAGWKRDCPSCQAEHFPRTDPVVIMLVTRGERCLLCRQARFPPGMWSCLAGFVEPGETFEDAVRRETREEAGVAVGRVRYLASQPWPFPMSVMVGCIAEGLSELLTVDTSELLGARWVARRDAALMLSRSHPDQSFCPPPTALAHHLIRAFVEGRRL; this is encoded by the coding sequence ATGCTTCGGCCTTCATTCCGGCGCGCCCCGCCGCCGCCTCTTGGCTATGTCGGCGGCACGATCGACCGAGCCAGCGAGCATCGCACCGACGACGCCTTCCTGGCCGGTGCCGCGCTCGATCCCGCCGCCCGCAGCTACGTCGTCGCCGGCGAGATGATCGTGCTGCACCGGGTCGACGCGGGCTACGACGCCCTGTTCGATCTCGACCGCGCCGCCGGCATCGGGGTGGCGCGGGAGCGGGCCTTTCTCGGCCTGGAGGGCCGGGCGCCGCGCTTTGCCACCCTGATCGACGCCGTGACCACGGAGACCCAGGCCACCTATCCCGACGTGTTCGTGTCGGATCTCCGCTCGATTGCGATGCAGGGGCTGGTGCCGCCCGGCCAGCTCGCCGGGCTCGCCACCGCCAAGGCGCTGATGCACTGGCACGCCACCCATCGGTTTTGCTCCGCCTGCGGAACGCCGACCCGGCTCGGCCTCGCCGGCTGGAAACGCGACTGCCCGTCGTGCCAGGCCGAGCACTTCCCGCGCACCGACCCGGTGGTGATCATGCTCGTCACCCGCGGCGAGCGCTGCCTGCTGTGCCGGCAGGCGCGCTTTCCGCCCGGGATGTGGTCGTGCCTCGCCGGCTTCGTCGAGCCCGGCGAGACTTTCGAGGACGCCGTGCGCCGCGAGACCCGCGAGGAGGCCGGCGTCGCGGTCGGGCGGGTGCGCTACCTCGCCTCCCAGCCCTGGCCGTTCCCGATGTCGGTGATGGTCGGCTGCATCGCCGAAGGCCTCAGCGAGCTGCTGACCGTCGACACCTCCGAGTTGCTCGGCGCCCGCTGGGTGGCGCGGCGCGACGCCGCGCTGATGCTCAGCCGCAGCCACCCCGACCAGAGCTTCTGCCCGCCGCCGACCGCGCTGGCCCACCACCTGATCCGCGCCTTCGTCGAGGGCAGGCGGCTTTGA
- a CDS encoding HIT family protein, which yields MSVAFAIDPRLEQGSVAVAELPLSVVRLVDDRRFPWLLLIPQVAGAIDLIDLSEEDRGAVIEEIAAASRALKEATGCDKLNVAALGNQVSQLHIHVIARFSTDSAWPDPVWGKGAPVPFEPAARDAFVKSLRASLAV from the coding sequence ATGTCCGTTGCGTTCGCGATAGACCCCCGCCTTGAACAGGGCAGCGTCGCGGTGGCCGAGTTGCCGCTCTCGGTCGTCCGGCTGGTCGACGACCGTCGCTTTCCCTGGCTGCTGCTGATTCCGCAGGTCGCCGGTGCCATTGATCTGATTGACCTTTCGGAGGAAGACCGCGGCGCCGTGATCGAGGAGATCGCCGCGGCCTCGCGTGCGCTGAAGGAGGCGACCGGCTGCGACAAGCTCAACGTTGCCGCGCTCGGCAACCAGGTGTCGCAGCTTCACATCCACGTTATCGCCCGCTTCAGCACCGATTCGGCGTGGCCCGATCCGGTGTGGGGCAAGGGGGCGCCGGTGCCGTTTGAGCCCGCCGCCCGCGATGCCTTCGTCAAGTCGCTCCGCGCCAGTCTTGCGGTCTGA